Proteins from a single region of Belliella baltica DSM 15883:
- a CDS encoding porin family protein — protein sequence MKKSLYLTLLIALIGFTESFAQGLNFGIKGGANFANFAGNVEDFNQESITSYHAGAFVELGLSSKFSIQPEILYSTVGSNLTFAGAQEDFKNELGYLSIPVLARIYLIPNRLSLDLGPQVSFLMSESQNVDVSDSNTFDFALAGGATLHLLGPLFVQGRYNLGLTDVKPDAEVTNRVVQLSVGLRF from the coding sequence ATGAAAAAATCACTTTATCTAACACTCTTGATAGCTCTGATAGGTTTTACAGAATCTTTCGCTCAGGGCTTGAACTTTGGAATCAAAGGTGGCGCTAACTTCGCCAATTTTGCTGGGAATGTTGAGGATTTCAACCAAGAAAGCATTACTTCCTATCATGCAGGTGCATTTGTAGAGCTTGGTTTAAGTTCTAAATTCTCCATTCAACCAGAAATACTGTATTCGACAGTTGGGTCGAATCTAACTTTTGCAGGAGCACAGGAAGATTTCAAAAATGAATTGGGTTACCTATCAATCCCTGTATTGGCAAGAATCTACTTGATCCCTAACAGGCTAAGCTTGGATTTAGGACCGCAAGTATCCTTCTTGATGAGTGAGTCTCAAAATGTGGATGTCTCTGATTCAAATACTTTTGACTTTGCATTAGCAGGTGGTGCTACACTACATTTATTAGGGCCACTTTTCGTACAAGGAAGGTATAATCTGGGTCTTACCGATGTAAAGCCTGACGCCGAGGTTACCAATAGAGTGGTACAACTCTCAGTGGGATTAAGGTTCTAA
- a CDS encoding acetolactate synthase large subunit: MKASDLFVKALENEGVEYIFAVPGEENLDLLQSLKNSKIKLILTRHEQGAGFMAATYGRLTGKPGVCMATLGPGATNLVTPAAYAHLGGMPMMMITGQKPIKKSKQARFQIIDVVDMMRPVTKYTKQIVNSNNIASQVREAFRIAIEEKPGTVHLEFPEDIAQEECEETVFEVTGHIIPNPDELAIDQAVKMIEKSKMPLLLIGAGANRKVTCDALKGFVDHSGIYFFNTQMGKGVIDERHPKYLGTAALSSNDFLHAAIEAADLIINVGHDVIEKPPFFMKQGGKKVIHVNFSPAEVDPVYFPQLNVVGDITSAVNAISTQIEPQDHWDFNFFKKVKEEVSSHLGKYFEDERFPMLPQRLVNLLRTHLASEDIITLDNGVYKLWFARNYICHQPNTLLLDNALASMGAGLPSALMVKLLNPNKRVVSVCGDGGFMMNSQEMETAVRLNLNLTVIILNDSAYGMIKWKQEDMGFDDFGLDYKNPDFVKYAESYGANGYRPESDQDFQKILAHCLNSDGVHLIDLPVDYSLNHPILNVMLKEKVNKL; encoded by the coding sequence ATGAAAGCATCAGATCTTTTTGTCAAAGCATTGGAAAACGAAGGAGTGGAATACATTTTCGCCGTACCAGGCGAGGAAAACTTAGACCTCCTTCAATCTCTCAAGAATTCTAAAATCAAACTTATCCTTACCAGGCATGAGCAAGGAGCGGGCTTCATGGCAGCTACCTATGGTAGATTGACCGGCAAACCCGGCGTCTGTATGGCCACTCTAGGCCCTGGAGCTACAAATCTGGTAACTCCAGCTGCCTACGCGCATCTTGGAGGAATGCCCATGATGATGATTACAGGACAAAAACCAATCAAAAAAAGTAAACAGGCTAGATTTCAAATCATCGATGTAGTGGACATGATGAGACCTGTAACCAAATACACCAAGCAGATTGTGAATAGCAACAATATCGCTTCTCAAGTAAGAGAGGCATTTAGAATTGCTATTGAAGAGAAACCAGGAACGGTACATTTAGAATTCCCTGAGGATATTGCTCAAGAAGAATGTGAAGAGACGGTATTTGAAGTCACTGGCCACATCATCCCAAACCCTGACGAATTAGCTATAGATCAAGCTGTTAAAATGATCGAAAAATCAAAAATGCCATTACTATTGATTGGTGCAGGAGCAAATAGAAAAGTCACCTGTGATGCATTGAAAGGATTTGTAGATCATTCTGGCATATACTTCTTCAATACTCAAATGGGAAAAGGGGTCATAGACGAAAGACACCCTAAATACCTTGGAACAGCAGCTTTATCAAGTAATGATTTTCTCCATGCAGCCATTGAAGCAGCTGATTTGATCATCAATGTAGGACATGATGTAATTGAGAAACCTCCCTTCTTCATGAAGCAAGGAGGTAAAAAAGTAATTCATGTAAACTTTTCTCCAGCAGAGGTTGATCCTGTTTATTTCCCACAACTCAATGTAGTGGGGGATATTACCAGCGCAGTAAATGCCATTTCGACTCAGATTGAGCCACAGGATCATTGGGATTTCAATTTCTTCAAAAAAGTTAAGGAGGAGGTTTCTTCGCATCTTGGCAAATATTTTGAAGATGAAAGATTCCCTATGCTTCCACAAAGATTGGTCAATCTATTGAGAACCCATCTAGCATCAGAGGATATCATTACCTTAGATAATGGGGTATATAAGCTTTGGTTTGCGAGAAATTACATTTGCCACCAACCTAACACCCTACTCCTAGACAACGCGCTTGCTTCGATGGGTGCAGGATTACCTTCAGCTTTGATGGTCAAATTGTTAAATCCAAACAAACGAGTAGTTTCTGTTTGTGGCGATGGTGGATTTATGATGAATTCGCAAGAAATGGAAACAGCTGTTAGGTTGAATCTCAACCTTACTGTAATCATTTTGAATGATTCGGCATATGGAATGATCAAGTGGAAGCAGGAAGATATGGGGTTTGATGATTTCGGTTTGGATTATAAAAACCCAGATTTTGTTAAATATGCAGAAAGCTATGGAGCTAATGGCTACAGACCTGAAAGTGATCAGGATTTTCAAAAGATCTTAGCTCATTGTCTCAATTCGGATGGCGTTCACTTGATAGATCTTCCAGTAGATTACTCACTGAATCATCCTATACTCAATGTAATGTTAAAAGAAAAAGTAAACAAACTATGA
- a CDS encoding aldehyde dehydrogenase family protein — translation MSNSKTLKVHNPYNQQLIKEIPMVGKTEVEKALEIAFKLFQDRKKWIPSFKKIEILESVQEIMKSKIEELTKTAAEEGGKPYQDSKVEVLRAINGVKIAAQEIGQLAGKQIPMGLTQASINRIAFTTREPIGVVASISAFNHPLNLIIHQTVTAFAAGCPVIIKPASTTPLSCLAFLKILKKAGVPDGWVQSIITDNESAEALVTDHRVNFLSFIGSAKVGWYLKSKVAEGTRVAMEHGGAAPVIVEKDADLEEMIPALTKGGFYHAGQVCVSVQKVFVHEDIARNVAEKIAKEAKNLIVGDPLDKKTEVGPLILPKEVDRIEEWVNEAQESGAEVLCGGKRISNTCFEPTVLWNPSQDISVSKEEIFGPVVCIYPYKEREKAIDLANALPYHFQAAVFTKELEVALDTVQKLNATAVMVNDHTAFRVDWMPFGGRDASGEGLGGIPYSMHEMTREKLMVIKSKML, via the coding sequence ATGAGCAATTCGAAAACTTTAAAAGTACATAATCCATATAATCAACAACTAATTAAAGAAATCCCGATGGTAGGCAAAACTGAAGTGGAAAAAGCACTTGAGATAGCCTTCAAACTTTTTCAGGATAGAAAAAAATGGATTCCTTCCTTCAAAAAAATAGAAATCTTGGAAAGCGTCCAAGAAATCATGAAAAGCAAAATTGAAGAGCTGACCAAAACCGCGGCTGAAGAAGGTGGTAAACCCTATCAGGATTCAAAAGTGGAAGTTCTTCGCGCAATCAATGGAGTAAAAATCGCCGCCCAAGAAATTGGTCAACTTGCAGGAAAGCAAATTCCGATGGGACTTACTCAAGCTTCCATCAATAGAATCGCATTCACAACTCGAGAACCTATCGGCGTAGTAGCATCGATTTCTGCTTTCAATCACCCTCTAAACTTGATTATTCATCAAACAGTAACTGCATTTGCCGCAGGCTGTCCTGTCATCATCAAGCCAGCATCAACTACGCCATTGTCTTGTTTGGCATTTCTTAAAATTCTGAAAAAAGCAGGTGTTCCTGATGGATGGGTTCAGTCAATCATAACAGATAACGAGTCTGCTGAAGCGTTAGTCACAGATCACCGAGTCAATTTCTTATCTTTTATCGGTTCTGCCAAAGTAGGTTGGTATTTGAAATCTAAAGTTGCCGAGGGTACTCGTGTAGCAATGGAGCATGGTGGAGCTGCACCAGTGATTGTGGAAAAAGATGCGGATTTGGAAGAAATGATCCCTGCACTTACTAAAGGTGGATTCTATCATGCTGGACAAGTTTGTGTTTCAGTTCAAAAGGTGTTTGTTCATGAAGACATTGCAAGAAATGTCGCTGAGAAAATAGCAAAAGAAGCCAAAAACCTCATAGTTGGTGATCCTTTAGACAAAAAGACGGAGGTTGGCCCACTGATTTTACCCAAAGAAGTTGATCGAATTGAAGAATGGGTGAATGAAGCCCAAGAAAGTGGGGCAGAAGTTCTATGTGGTGGAAAAAGAATATCTAACACCTGTTTTGAGCCGACAGTTTTATGGAATCCTTCACAAGATATCTCAGTTTCCAAAGAAGAAATTTTCGGTCCAGTAGTTTGTATTTATCCATACAAGGAAAGAGAAAAAGCAATTGATCTTGCTAATGCTCTCCCTTATCATTTCCAAGCAGCAGTATTCACAAAAGAATTAGAAGTTGCCTTAGATACCGTTCAAAAACTCAATGCAACAGCAGTAATGGTTAATGACCACACCGCTTTTAGAGTAGATTGGATGCCGTTTGGAGGAAGAGATGCATCAGGTGAAGGTCTAGGAGGAATCCCCTACTCTATGCACGAAATGACAAGAGAGAAGTTAATGGTAATCAAAAGTAAAATGCTCTAA
- a CDS encoding GNAT family N-acetyltransferase has product MEIKHQKLKNKGQFDLYDSSKKIGLMTYQLDGKGKMTINHTEVNAKDQGGGLGEKLVLEGVQFARSENLKIHPQCPFAKSIFDKNESIQDIEI; this is encoded by the coding sequence ATGGAAATCAAACATCAAAAACTAAAAAATAAAGGTCAATTCGATCTTTATGACAGTTCTAAAAAAATAGGGCTAATGACTTATCAATTGGATGGAAAAGGGAAAATGACAATTAATCATACAGAAGTAAATGCAAAAGATCAGGGAGGGGGATTAGGTGAAAAACTAGTCTTAGAAGGAGTTCAATTCGCCCGGTCTGAAAATTTAAAAATTCATCCTCAATGTCCATTTGCAAAATCAATATTTGATAAAAATGAAAGCATCCAAGATATCGAAATCTAA
- a CDS encoding MFS transporter produces MKEYSNGDVTITWKPEKCIHSGACVKGLGKSLGFLVGALVLGTAFPHLVRSLTDQLPWEFAIYSTSALAVFGGFLILTFVPDGPYRKASKAFNPSAFFKVFQIKKFRSAAFGYFGHMWELYAFWAFIPIILIHFQTLNNQEINNSFWSFLIIAIGGISCALGGLISQKIHPTTIAKVALTISGVCCLLSPFLINQSSFILLITILLIWGLAVTADSPMFSTLVAQNAPSDSRGTSLTIVNSIGFAITILSIQLLNFLMIEIPTQYLFLILAIGPLFGLISTFKTNPVKYVKRQ; encoded by the coding sequence ATGAAAGAATATTCAAATGGCGACGTAACTATCACTTGGAAGCCCGAAAAATGCATCCATTCAGGAGCATGTGTAAAAGGACTTGGTAAGTCTTTGGGATTTTTGGTAGGTGCATTAGTCTTGGGAACAGCTTTCCCACATTTGGTTAGAAGCTTAACAGATCAACTCCCTTGGGAGTTTGCAATATATTCTACCAGTGCTTTGGCAGTTTTTGGAGGATTTCTGATTCTTACTTTTGTTCCCGATGGACCTTACAGAAAGGCTAGTAAGGCCTTCAATCCATCTGCATTTTTTAAAGTCTTTCAAATTAAAAAATTCCGCTCAGCGGCATTTGGATATTTTGGCCATATGTGGGAATTATATGCTTTTTGGGCATTTATCCCTATTATTTTGATCCACTTTCAAACACTAAATAACCAAGAAATCAACAACTCATTTTGGTCCTTTTTGATTATAGCAATAGGAGGAATTTCATGTGCTTTAGGGGGATTAATTTCTCAAAAAATTCACCCAACAACAATCGCGAAAGTTGCTTTGACTATCTCAGGGGTTTGTTGTTTACTTTCCCCATTTTTGATCAACCAATCTTCGTTCATCCTTTTAATCACTATCCTCCTTATCTGGGGACTCGCTGTAACTGCTGATTCACCTATGTTTTCTACACTTGTAGCCCAAAATGCCCCTTCAGATTCAAGAGGGACTTCACTAACTATCGTAAATAGCATAGGATTTGCGATTACGATCCTTAGCATTCAGTTACTCAATTTTTTGATGATTGAGATCCCAACCCAATATCTATTTCTTATTTTAGCTATTGGCCCCCTATTCGGACTAATTTCAACATTCAAAACAAACCCAGTAAAGTATGTCAAAAGACAATAA
- a CDS encoding YdeI/OmpD-associated family protein encodes MSKDNKWKEELDLLKSIVEQKTTLQHTIKWGIDVYTFKGHNIIGICGFKNYFGIWFYNGVFLKDPKNVFINAQEGKTKALRQWRLNSMEEIDEKTLISYIEEAIDNEKQGKRWVAEKIDNIEITGVLADALSGNDELEAAFEKLSLSKQKEYADYIIEAKREATQISRLEKIKPLIIAGKGLNDQYKK; translated from the coding sequence ATGTCAAAAGACAATAAATGGAAAGAAGAGCTTGACTTACTCAAATCTATCGTAGAACAAAAAACCACCCTGCAGCATACAATCAAATGGGGAATTGATGTCTATACTTTTAAAGGACATAATATTATAGGAATCTGTGGATTCAAAAACTATTTTGGAATATGGTTTTACAATGGAGTTTTTCTCAAAGACCCAAAAAATGTATTCATCAATGCACAAGAAGGAAAAACAAAAGCACTGCGGCAATGGCGACTCAATTCGATGGAAGAAATCGATGAAAAGACATTAATTTCTTATATAGAAGAGGCAATTGATAATGAAAAGCAAGGAAAAAGGTGGGTAGCAGAAAAAATCGACAATATAGAAATAACTGGGGTTTTAGCTGATGCCTTATCAGGAAATGATGAACTCGAAGCAGCATTTGAAAAACTAAGTCTCTCCAAACAAAAAGAGTATGCTGACTACATCATCGAAGCCAAAAGAGAGGCAACTCAAATCTCAAGACTTGAAAAAATAAAACCTCTCATCATTGCAGGAAAAGGACTGAATGATCAATATAAAAAGTAG